GTATTCTCGATCGCAAAAACCACTTGCTTAAAGAAGCAGGGCAACTGGGAACCGACTATATTAGCTCGAAGTACTCTTGTTTTCAGCAGTTATCAAAGCTGGCGATCGCTCCTAAAGTGACTACATTGTTCCCTACCTTGGTGTTTGGTGGGGATGAGCATAAGCCTTACTCAGCCGTAACATCTGGGATTCCAGAGGTCGTCAAGTGGATTGATTTAATTCGCTTCCTCAAAGCTGATGGTAGTTTCCACTTCGTTCACGGGCGTGATATTGCCCAAGTGGTGCAGCATCTAGTAGAGCATCCACCAGAACTAGGCCAACCACGGCAGCTGGTGTTGGGAAATGCGCGGGTGACGGTGAACGAAGCGATAGAGACGGTTTGTGATTATCTAGGGAAGAAAATTCAGTTCCAGATTCCGCTGTCGCCTGTGCTGGCTGATGTGCTGATTGCAGTATTTCGGATTCAGATGGCAGCTTGGGATCGCTTCTGTTTGAAGTATCGGCATTTCACCTACGAGAATGTGGTGAATCCAGCTACGTTCAATTTGCCGACTTATTGCGCCACATTTCGAGATGTGTTGAAGGTCAGTGGGGTGCCTGGGCAGGGTGGGGTGATGGCTGCTGAGGCTAAAGAGCGGGCGATCGCTGAATAACCATGTCTTTGGAATTTCGCTGAATTACATCCTTGGAGCTAAAACCCGAACCCTTGGGGGCAACTCGCCCCCAAACCCCCGCTGAGGGACGGCTGCGTCCCCCAGACCCCCTCCAGACGAGTTTTCGGGTGGGCGTTTTGATGCTGTGCTGCCTCGTTTTTTAATGCTATCCATCGATCCGGGATTACCCAAAGCATACGGTTTAGGTTTGCGTCTGTTAAACTCCAGTACAAGTGATACTGAAAGTTCCTTGATTTCTGAGCGAAGGAATACACTTTTTATTGAGAAGATTGGCCCTCTTCACGTCAAGTTGATTCAGTTACTCTCTATTTATTAACTGAAAAATTCATTGACTGAAAACTTTTATCGTGAGAGTTTTCAGGATAGACAGACACATCAATATATCTGAAAACGGGCCGTTATTTTAGATAAGAGGCTAACAATCAATGCGAGTTTTACTCCTCTATCCCCTTTTTCCTCGGTCGTTCTGGTCTTTTGATAAGGCTCTGGAACTGATTGGGCGTAAGGTTTCGCTTCCTCCCCTAGGACTGATTACGGTTGCCGCGATTCTGCCTCAAACGTGGGAGTTTCGTCTGGTAGACCGCAATGTGCGGCTGGAGACCGAAGCTGATTGGAATTGGGCAGAGCTGGTGATTATCTCTGGCATGATTGTCCAAAAGCCAGATATGTTGCATTTGATTCAGCAGGCTAAGCAACGGGGCAAATTAGTGGCTGTGGGTGGCCCTTATGTCACCTCTGTGCCAGATGCAGCTCAGGCCGCAGGAGCT
This region of Trichocoleus desertorum NBK24 genomic DNA includes:
- a CDS encoding NAD(P)-dependent oxidoreductase, with product MPPKRIFMTGSSGCIGHYIAEALIQSTEHELHLLVRDPAKLKFDYQARSGIHIIKANMREIDRMEDLLASMDVAILVATAWGNAQETYDVNVLKTLRLMSLLDPNRCEQVIYFSTASILDRKNHLLKEAGQLGTDYISSKYSCFQQLSKLAIAPKVTTLFPTLVFGGDEHKPYSAVTSGIPEVVKWIDLIRFLKADGSFHFVHGRDIAQVVQHLVEHPPELGQPRQLVLGNARVTVNEAIETVCDYLGKKIQFQIPLSPVLADVLIAVFRIQMAAWDRFCLKYRHFTYENVVNPATFNLPTYCATFRDVLKVSGVPGQGGVMAAEAKERAIAE